The following are encoded in a window of Cottoperca gobio chromosome 20, fCotGob3.1, whole genome shotgun sequence genomic DNA:
- the chpf2 gene encoding chondroitin sulfate glucuronyltransferase codes for MRLSSFLAVFRPALPLILGLSLGCSLSLLMVSWTQGDTDDSCGDELVNGRLFMGRRDAQGDSRDGAGDEDVQPRIVPYHKDPNKPHKKVLRTRYIHTELGIRERLLVGVLTSRATLNTLAVAVNRTVAHHFHRTFFFTGLRSPKVPHGMTVVAHGDDRPVWLMYETVRHLHQHYGSDYDWFFLAQDDTYMQANRLSELVGHLSAGQDLYMGRAEEFIGGEEKARYCHGGYGYLLSRSLLARLQPHLDTCRNDILSVRPDEWLGRCIIDYLGLSCVEVHQEMTYHYFELGKNADPEREDSVQFKNAFTVHPISEPNLMYRLHKRFSQIELEWTYLQIQQLQVQINNLSDLTPEGKAGVTWPIGINPPFKPKTRFEVINWEYFTEDHIYSCIDSSPKCEMRGADRADVNAVLEIAVERLNERYQPQLRFRKRRLLNGYRRFDPTRGMEYVLDLALEAYTQKGHSQVIAKRVNLLRPLSAVEIIPMPYVTEATRVQVILPVTAQDQDYVGNFLDMYVMNTLDTHDNVLLTFLFIYDPFDAQRVSQTDVFAGIKAMIGEVEKRYGDVKIPWISVKTEVPSQVKLMDIISKKHPVDTLFFLAGVWTEVNADFLNRCRMNAISNWQIFFPIHFQEYSPAVMYRDQQPSAASSSFASESLRDGHFDRQVFDEACFYNADYMTARTKMAADILDNEELLESMDVYDIFVRYSGLHVFRAVEPALIQKYVRRACNPRFSEDIYHRCVLSNLEGLGSRSHLAMALFEQEQANST; via the exons ATGCGTCTTTCCTCTTTTTTGGCCGTGTTCAGGCCTGCTTTACCCCTTATCCTCGGGCTGTCTCTGGGATGTAGTCTGAGCCTTTTGATGGTGTCCTGGACACAAGGGGATACCGATGACTCCTGTGGAGATGAACTGGTCAATGGGAGGCTTTTCATGGGCAGAAGAGATGCCCAGGGAGACTCAAGGGATGGTGCTGGAGATGAAGACGTCCAGCCACGTATAGTGCCTTATCACAAAGATCCAAACAAGCCACACAAAAAAGTCCTCAG AACTCGTTATATTCACACTGAACTGGGCATCAGAGAGCGACTGCTGGTGGGTGTACTGACCTCCCGGGCCACCCTCAACACGCTGGCTGTGGCGGTGAATCGCACAGTTGCCCACCACTTCCATCGCACCTTTTTCTTCACTGGCCTGCGCAGCCCTAAGGTGCCTCACGGAATGACTGTGGTTGCCCACGGCGACGACCGTCCAGTTTGGTTGATGTACGAGACAGTGCGTCACCTCCACCAGCACTACGGCTCTGACTATGACTGGTTCTTCCTAGCTCAGGATGACACCTACATGCAAGCAAATCGTCTGTCAGAGCTGGTGGGCCATCTCAGTGCAGGTCAAGACCTGTATATGGGCAGGGCGGAGGAGTTTATAGGTGGAGAAGAGAAAGCACGCTATTGCCATGGGGGCTATGGCTACCTGCTGTCTCGCAGTCTGCTGGCCCGTCTGCAGCCCCACCTTGACACCTGCCGTAATGACATCCTCAGTGTGAGGCCTGATGAGTGGCTGGGCCGCTGCATTATTGATTACCTGGGTCTCAGTTGCGTGGAGGTGCACCAG GAGATGACCTATCATTACTTTGAGCTCGGGAAAAACGCAGATCCAGAGCGCGAAGATAGTGTACAGTTTAAAAATGCCTTCACAGTCCATCCTATATCGGAACCAAATCTCATGTACCGCCTGCACAAACGCTTCAGCCAGATTGAGCTGGAATGGACTTACCTACAGATTCAACAGCTGCAG GTGCAGATCAACAACCTGAGTGACCTGACGCCAGAGGGTAAAGCTGGAGTCACGTGGCCTATCGGTATTAACCCTCCCTTCAAACCTAAAACCCGCTTCGAGGTTATAAACTGGGAGTACTTTACTGAGGATCATATTTACTCGTGCATTGACAGCTCCCCAAAGTGCGAGATGAGGGGGGCTGACCGTGCAGATGTAAACGCAGTTCTGGAGATTGCCGTGGAGCGTCTGAATGAACGCTACCAGCCCCAGCTACGCTTCCGCAAGCGGCGACTACTTAACGGTTACCGGCGCTTTGATCCCACGCGTGGTATGGAGTATGTGCTGGACCTCGCGCTGGAGGCCTACACCCAGAAAGGCCACAGTCAAGTCATTGCGAAACGGGTTAACTTGTTGCGACCTCTAAGTGCAGTTGAGATTATCCCCATGCCCTATGTGACGGAGGCAACACGGGTGCAGGTCATCCTACCTGTCACTGCCCAGGATCAGGACTATGTTGGTAACTTCCTCGACATGTATGTGATGAACACTTTGGACACCCACGACAATGTTTTACTCACGTTCTTGTTCATCTATGATCCCTTTGATGCCCAGCGAGTCAGCCAGACCGATGTGTTTGCCGGCATTAAGGCCATGATAGGGGAGGTGGAGAAGCGCTACGGAGACGTGAAGATCCCCTGGATCAGCGTGAAGACGGAGGTGCCCTCGCAGGTCAAGCTGATGGACATCATCTCTAAGAAGCATCCAGTGGACACGCTGTTTTTCCTCGCAGGTGTGTGGACAGAGGTCAATGCCGACTTCCTGAACCGGTGCAGAATGAACGCCATCAGCAACTGGCAGATCTTCTTCCCCATCCACTTCCAAGAGTACAGTCCTGCCGTCATGTACCGCGACCAGCAGCCCTCTGCCGCCTCCTCGTCTTTCGCTTCTGAGTCCCTGCGAGACGGCCACTTTGACCGCCAGGTCTTCGACGAGGCTTGCTTTTACAATGCGGACTACATGACGGCGCGGACCAAGATGGCTGCTGACATCTTGGACAACGAGGAGCTGCTGGAAAGCATGGACGTGTACGACATATTTGTCCGTTACTCGGGCCTACATGTGTTCAGAGCTGTCGAGCCGGCGCTGATCCAGAAATACGTGCGGCGAGCGTGCAACCCACGATTCAGTGAGGATATCTACCACCGCTGTGTCCTCAGCAACCTGGAGGGTCTGGGGTCTCGCTCACATCTAGCTATGGCTCTTTTTGAACAAGAGCAAGCCAACAGCACCTAA
- the abcf2b gene encoding ATP-binding cassette, sub-family F, member 2b — MPSDLAKKKAQKKKDAAKNRQRTKKTDDELGEEGEQVETQSNGAVSNGIVSLTKELDEFELAKTEARAVTGVLASHPNSTDVHVASLSLTFHGQELLADTSLELNSGRRYGLIGLNGTGKSMLLSAIGHREIPIPEHIDIYHLTREMSPSEKTALYCVMEVDEQRIMLEKEAERLAAEDSECEKLMELYERLEELDADKAEVRASRILHGLGFTAAMQQKKLKDFSGGWRMRVALARALFIKPFMLLLDEPTNHLDLDACVWLEEELSSFKRILVLISHSQDFLNGVCTNIINLHSRKLKYYTGNYDQYIKTREELEENQMKRFNWEQDQITHMKNYIARFGHGSAKLARQAQSKEKTLQKMVASGLTEKVVNDKTLSFNFPACGKIPPPVIMVQNVSFKYSDDTPHIYINLEFGIDLDTRVALVGPNGAGKSTLLKLLMGELLPTDGMIRKHSHVKIGRYHQHLTEQLELDLSPLEYMMKCYPAVKEKEEMRKIIGRYGLTGKQQVSPIRNLSDGQKCRVCFAWLAGQNPHMLFLDEPTNHLDIETIDALADAINEFDGGMMLVSHDFRLIQQVAQEIWVCEKQTITKWNRDILAYKEHLKSKIEKQQAHDI, encoded by the exons ATGCCATCCGATTTAGCCAAGAAGAaggcacagaagaagaaggatgcTGCCAAAAACCGTCAGCGTACCAAGAAAACTGATGATGAGTTGGGCGAGGAGGGTGAACAAGTAGAGACCCAGAGTAATGGAGCAGTGAGCAATG gtATTGTAAGTTTGACAAAGGAGCTGGATGAATTTGAACTGGCAAAGACGGAGGCACGGGCAGTAACGGGCGTTCTGGCCTCACACCCCAACAGCACTGATGTCCACGTCGCCAGCCTGTCGCTCACCTTCCATGGTCAAGAGCTGCTAGCAGACACCAGCCTGGAGCTCAACTCAGGCAGACGCTATGGTCTCATTGGTCTTAATGGCACAG GAAAATCCATGCTGTTGTCGGCCATCGGGCATCGTGAGATTCCCATTCCAGAGCACATAGATATTTACCACTTGACCCGGGAGATGTCCCCCAGCGAGAAGACTGCTCTGTATTGTGTCATGGAGGTGGATGAACAAAGGATTATGctagagaaagaggcagagagacttGCTGCTGAGGACT CTGAGTGTGAGAAGCTGATGGAGCTGTATGAGCGTCTTGAGGAGCTGGATGCAGACAAGGCAGAGGTGCGAGCCTCTCGAATCCTCCACGGTTTGGGTTTCACCGCTGCTATGCAGCAGAAGAAACTGAAGGACTTCAGTGGAGGATGGAGGATGCGTGTTGCTCTGGCCAG AGCCCTGTTCATCAAACCCTTCATGCTGTTGCTGGATGAGCCCACTAACCACTTGGATCTGGACGCTTGTGTGTGGTTGGAGGAGGAGCTTAGTTC gtTCAAGCGAATCCTTGTGCTCATCTCACACTCTCAAGACTTCCTCAACGGTGTGTGCACCAACATCATCAACCTGCATTCAAGAAAACTGAAATACTACACG GGTAACTATGACCAGTATATAAAGACCAGGGAGGAGCTGGAAGAGAACCAGATGAAGCGCTTCAACTGGGAACAGGACCAGATTACACACATGAAG AATTACATTGCCAGGTTTGGTCACGGTTCTGCTAAGCTGGCACGACAGGCACAGAGCAAAGAGAAGACACTGCAGAAGATGGTGGCCTCAGGCTTGACTGAAAAAGTTGTGAATGACAAG ACTCTATCATTTAATTTTCCTGCCTGTGGGAAGATTCCTCCTCCCGTTATCATGGTTCAGAATGTGAGCTTCAAGTACAGTGACGACACA CCGcacatatatataaacctgGAGTTTGGTATTGACTTGGATACACGAGTGGCTCTGGTGGGGCCCAATGGAGCAGGAAAGTCCAcactgctgaagctgctgatgGGAGAG CTCCTACCCACCGATGGCATGATCCGCAAACATTCTCACGTCAAGATTGGCAGATATCACCAG CATCTGACAGAGCAGCTGGAACTGGACCTGTCTCCGTTGGAGTACATGATGAAATGTTACCCAGCTgtcaaagaaaaagaggagatgagaaagaTCATTGGTCGCTACGGGCTGACGGGAAAACAGCAG GTCAGCCCAATCAGGAACTTGTCAGATGGTCAAAAGTGCCGGGTGTGTTTTGCCTGGCTGGCCGGGCAAAACCCTCACATGTTGTTCCTTGATGAGCCCACCAATCACTTGGATATCGAGACTATCGACGCATTGGCAGATGCCATCAACGAGTTTGACGGCGGCATGATGCTAGTTAGCCACGACTTCAGGCTAATTCAGCAG gTGGCTCAGGAGATCTGGGTATGTGAGAAGCAAACCATCACGAAGTGGAATAGGGACATCCTAGCATACAAGGAGCACTTGAAATCAAAGATTGAAAAGCAACAAGCGCATGACATCTAA
- the LOC115025249 gene encoding uncharacterized protein LOC115025249, giving the protein MSSAAPPTIGELFLILSEMGFSEEQIQAAVQAGHFSVSDAAEWLLQGQYPRHKLVKQSSQPAETAFSAFNLPKEAASTSETHTSPTDSRASPSLLLRPSQSGTLSPDPLPVESRIKQDKSDFEEQQRQRVAQEARTERRQKKQERELVLKRIAEDRRSLQVKNQSSAATETSPPSVQEQKLGGNIQTNVDNNCVLMIRLPSGESMRERFPADAPLRSVMEHITGRHPSLSSFSLLQGFPRKRFGEAELACSLHSLGLTPNAALCIQTTPPETPQDPPSPADPPSAGPNEPPPCDASPQPHIPVLEGAGGQDFVLPPPLPNQVWEEALNYAGIPGVGPSLSGPSHSWGRGQKLVAGNAEEAAGIEVDEEQGEEEEPLHMLNGMPRLPFFPDNRIRVEFEPRHHWPEQGNRLREAPEEVPVEPEDAGGREAPGAAGLAAVERLQRAAQQEDPRASQGQPSPPKKPFRAPSVPSLCALATRATVHLMTAPSMQYSSSLACLTPELAELLLNHMSRERLLRPRTLELFFGCPLQKFVLNCYPYSTNELLRQLRAFTALKHLSLVNSPLITDSGLSILSSLVKLQYLNLASCSKLTNSCLQHITGLKSLYFLSLDHTKVTDAGMVLYLQSAPSCLSQLSLNQTAVTEATLAVLPTCVPQLRLLSIKQTKVMDVSALAEMSSLQTLNLDGTGVTESSLEHLATHPALSSLSLAGISVADGNHYLQIISGLKLTQLTLPGRHSVTDSGLTFLSRLSVLLELDLTDYTQVTDQGVSQLSTMNRLKKLSLSNTQVTDAGLPSLRGLQELQELCLDRTAVTSRGVAELITCLPHLQVLGLASTRVGDTVVRRGLIRCNQLVKLNLSRTRITDHGLKFLKHMRLAQVNLDGTGVSLMGIANLLPFTNISSIRASNTRNIPPDEVSDEEWEAQ; this is encoded by the exons ATGAGTTCTGCTGCCCCTCCG ACTATTGGGGAGCTATTCCTCATCCTCAGTGAGATGGGGTTCTCAGAGGAGCAGATCCAGGCAGCTGTACAGGCGGGGCATTTTTCTGTGTCAGATGCAGCTGAGTG GCTCTTGCAGGGTCAGTATCCACGGCACAAGTTGGTCAAGCAGTCATCACAGCCAGCTGAGACAGCATTTTCTGCTTTCAACCTTCCTAAAGAGGCAGCAAGCACGTCCGAGACACACACATCCCCTACTGACAGCAGAG CGTCCCCTTCATTGCTGCTGAGACCATCACAGTCAGGCACCCTGTCCCCAGACCCACTACCAGTAGAGTCCCGCATCAAACAGGACAAGAGTGACTTtgaagagcagcagagacaaCGTGTTGCTCAGGAGGCtagaacagagagaagacaaaagaaacag GAGCGCGAGTTGGTGTTAAAGCGGATAGCTGAGGATCGGAGGAGCTTGCAGGTGAAGAACCAGAGCAGCGCCGCCACAGAGACGTCTCCTCCCAGTGTTCAAGAGCAGAAGCTCGGAGGAAATATTCAGACTAACGTGGACAACAACTGCGTCCTCATG ATTCGCCTCCCATCCGGCGAGTCCATGCGTGAGCGCTTCCCTGCTGATGCTCCTCTGCGCAGCGTCATGGAGCACATCACCGGACGTCACCCCTCCCtatcctccttttctctcctccagggCTTTCCACGGAAACGCTTTGGGGAGGCAGAGCTTGCTTGTTCACTGCACTCCCTCGGCCTCACACCCAACGCTGCACTGTGTATTCAGACCACTCCTCCAGAGACACCTCAGGATCCACCGAGTCCTGCAGATCCACCATCAGCGGGACCGAATGAGCCGCCTCCTTGTGATGCGTCTCCTCAGCCGCATATCCCTGTCCTGGAGGGGGCGGGAGGGCAGGACTTTGTTCTACCTCCTCCGCTACCCAACCAGGTGTGGGAAGAGGCTTTGAATTACGCAGGGATTCCTGGAGTTGGTCCTTCACTGTCTGGTCCATCTCACTCCTGGG GCCGAGGCCAGAAGTTGGTTGCTGGTAATGCTGAGGAAGCAGCTGGCATAGAGGTGGATGAGGAACAAGGCGAAGAGGAAGAACCACTTCACATGCTTAACG GAATGCCGCGGCTGCCTTTCTTTCCGGACAATAGGATTCGTGTAGAATTTGAGCCCAGGCACCACTGGCCAGAGCAAGGCAACCGACTCAG gGAGGCTCCAGAAGAGGTCCCAGTGGAGCCTGAGGATGCGGGAGGTCGGGAGGCCCCTGGAGCTGCAGGTCTGGCTGCAGTGGAGCGTCTCCAAAGAGCTGCACAGCAAGAAGACCCCCGTGCCTCCCAGGGACAACCGTCACCCCCTAAAAAACCCTTCAGGGCACCCAGCGTGCCGTCCCTATGTGCCTTGGCAACCCGCGCAACTGTCCATCTCATGACTG CTCCCAGCATGCAGTACAGCAGCAGTCTGGCATGCCTCACCCCGGAGCTAGCAGAGCTTCTGCTGAACCACATGTCCCGCGAGAGGCTCCTACGTCCACGCACCCTGGAGCTTTTCTTCGGCTGCCCATTGCAGAAGTTTGTCCTAAACTGCTACCCTTACTCCACCAATGAGCTCCTGCGGCAGTTGAGGGCCTTCACAGCACTGAAGCATCTGAGTCTGGTCAACTCGCCTCTCATCACTG ACTCTGGGCTGTCAATCCTGTCCAGCCTGGTCAAACTCCAGTACCTCAACCTGGCCTCCTGCAGCAAACTGACCAACTCCTGTCTGCAGCATATCACAG GTTTAAAGAGCCTGTATTTCCTGTCCCTGGACCACACCAAAGTGACGGATGCTGGGATGGTACTCTATCTCCAGTCCGCTCCATCCTGTCTCTCTCAGCTCAGCCTGAACCAGACAGCTGTGACTGAAGCCACACTGGCAGTCCTGCCCACCTGCGTGCCACAACTGCGGCTCCTTAGCATCAAGCAAACTAAG GTCATGGATGTGTCAGCTTTGGCAGAGATGTCCAGCTTACAGACTCTCAACCTGGATGGAACAGGTGTGACAGAAAGCTCTCTGGAGCACCTCGCCACCCACCCTGCCCTGTCTTCCCTTAGTTTGGCGGGAATCTCTGTAGCGGACGGTAATCACTACCTGCAGATCATCTCAG GTCTAAAGTTGACTCAGCTGACCCTCCCTGGACGGCACTCCGTTACAGACAGCGGTTTGACATTCCTCTCTAGACTGTCTGTGCTCTTGGAGCTGGACCTGACTGACTACACACAAGTCACAGACCAGGGAGTCAGCCAGCTCTCCACCATGAACAG GTTGAAGAAGCTGTCACTTAGCAACACACAGGTGACAGATGCAGGGCTTCCCTCGCTGCGGggcctgcaggagctgcaggagctgtgtTTAGACCGAACAGCAGTCACCAGCCGAGGAGTGGCCGAACTCATCACCTGTCTGCCGCACCTCCAG GTGTTGGGGTTAGCCAGCACTCGGGTGGGAGACACAGTAGTGAGGAGAGGTCTGATCCGCTGCAATCAGCTCGTGAAGCTGAATCTGAGCCGCACACGGATCACAGACCACG GTCTAAAGTTCTTGAAACACATGCGTCTGGCACAGGTGAACCTGGACGGCACCGGTGTGAGTCTGATGGGCATTGCGAACCTCCTCCCTTTCACTAACATCAGCAGCATTCGGGCGAGCAACACTCGCAACATTCCTCCTGATGAGGTGTCCGATGAGGAGTGGGAAGCCCAGTGA